A stretch of Vigna angularis cultivar LongXiaoDou No.4 chromosome 4, ASM1680809v1, whole genome shotgun sequence DNA encodes these proteins:
- the LOC108332042 gene encoding probable pectinesterase/pectinesterase inhibitor 61 yields the protein MDYGRLGPSQPINPRSSGKKKIALLSLFGVILIAASAVTAFALLSPTGTKPDGSRLRRNPTQAISRTCSKTRFQTVCVNSLLDFPGSQAASENDLLHISFNVTLQHFSRALYTSAAISYATMDPRVRAAYDDCLELLDDSVDALARSLSTVSLGAVGSANEDVLTWLSAALTNQDTCAEGFADAAGPVKDQMSNNLKDLSELVSNCLAIFSAAANGDDFSGVPIQNRRRLMTMRADNFPRWLNRRDRRLLNLPLSAIQADVVVSKDGNGTVKTIAEAIKKVPEYSSRRFIIYVRAGRYEEENLKVGRKKTNVMFVGDGKGNTVITGGKNYYNNLTTFHTASFAASGSGFIAKDITFENYAGPEKHQAVALRIGADHAVVYRCNVIGYQDTMYVHSNRQFFRECDIYGTVDFIFGNAAVVFQNCSLWARKPMAQQKNTITAQNRKDPNQNTGISIHNCRILATSDLEASKGSFSTYLGRPWKLYARTVYMISYIGDHVHPRGWLEWNTSSFALDTLYYGEYMNSGPGAALGQRVKWVGYRAINSSAEASKFTVGQFISGSSWLPSTGVSFVAGLST from the exons ATGGACTACGGAAGACTTGGACCCTCTCAGCCCATCAATCCAAGATCTTCCGGTAAGAAGAAGATTGCCTTGCTGTCACTCTTTGGAGTCATATTAATCGCTGCATCGGCGGTTACGGCCTTTGCGCTACTCTCTCCAACCGGTACAAAACCGGATGGTTCAAGGCTTCGTCGCAATCCTACACAAGCCATTTCACGCACGTGCAGCAAAACACGATTTCAGACAGTGTGCGTCAATTCGCTGCTGGACTTTCCCGGATCCCAGGCTGCATCTGAGAATGACCTGCTTCACATTTCCTTCAACGTCACGCTGCAGCACTTCTCCAGGGCGCTCTACACTTCCGCCGCAATTTCCTACGCCACCATGGATCCACGCGTCCGCGCCGCCTACGACGACTGCCTCGAACTCCTCGACGATTCCGTCGACGCGCTTGCGCGCTCCCTCAGCACCGTCTCCCTCGGTGCCGTTGGCTCCGCCAACGAAGACGTCCTCACCTGGCTCAGCGCCGCCCTCACCAACCAGGACACCTGCGCGGAGGGCTTTGCCGACGCCGCCGGTCCAGTGAAGGACCAGATGAGTAACAACCTCAAGGACTTGTCGGAGCTCGTCAGCAATTGCCTCGCCATTTTCTCGGCAGCGGCCAACGGCGACGACTTCTCGGGCGTTCCCATTCAGAACAGGAGACGGTTGATGACAATGCGAGCCGATAATTTCCCGAGATGGTTGAATCGACGAGATAGGAGATTGTTGAACTTGCCTCTGTCGGCGATACAAGCCGATGTCGTGGTTTCCAAGGACGGTAACGGAACCGTTAAGACCATCGCCGAAGCCATTAAGAAGGTCCCGGAATACAGTTCACGCCGCTTCATTATCTACGTCAGGGCAGGAAG GTATGAAGAGGAGAATTTAAAGGTGGGGAGGAAGAAAACAAATGTGATGTTCGTAGGGGACGGTAAGGGCAACACCGTCATCACAGGAGggaaaaattattataacaacCTCACCACATTTCACACGGCATCCTTCG CTGCTAGTGGTTCTGGTTTCATCGCCAAGGACATCACATTCGAGAACTACGCCGGACCAGAGAAGCACCAAGCTGTGGCTCTCCGTATCGGAGCGGATCACGCGGTGGTGTACCGCTGCAACGTCATCGGATACCAGGACACAATGTATGTCCATTCCAACCGTCAATTTTTCCGCGAATGCGACATTTACGGAACCGTCGACTTCATATTCGGCAATGCTGCCGTGGTGTTCCAGAACTGCAGTCTCTGGGCCCGCAAGCCAATGGCCCAACAGAAGAACACCATCACGGCCCAGAATCGCAAAGACCCGAATCAGAACACGGGCATTTCCATCCACAACTGTCGGATCCTTGCCACATCGGATCTAGAAGCATCCAAGGGTAGTTTTTCCACTTATCTAGGTCGTCCATGGAAACTTTATGCCAGAACCGTCTACATGATATCCTACATAGGGGATCACGTGCACCCACGTGGGTGGCTGGAGTGGAACACGTCCTCGTTTGCTTTAGACACGTTATACTATGGTGAATACATGAATTCTGGGCCGGGTGCAGCCTTGGGGCAACGCGTGAAATGGGTCGGATATCGGGCCATCAATTCCTCCGCTGAAGCTTCTAAATTCACGGTAGGGCAATTCATATCAGGCTCATCGTGGTTGCCGTCCACCGGAGTTTCATTCGTAGCTGGGTTATCAACTTGA
- the LOC108318832 gene encoding phosphatidylinositol 4-kinase gamma 3, with the protein MACVALRPMREESFNTGGKFTGCFSPRLRDSILIYLTVGGSVIPLRIMKTDSIASVKLRIQTFKGFFVKKQKLVFEGKELARNRSCIRDYGVGDGNILHLVLRLSDVKAITVKTLCGKEFGLYVEKSRSVGYVKQQIANKGQGLVDLKDQELICEGEALEDQRLIEDICKDNDAVIHFLVRISDAKVRTKPVEKDFELSIEASYVDNPVSNLHENQLGPVSVRNEFLERNQLSRDYLVEPIIMNSNMKIPPVIDKIIKMTLEGLENGFKPIQSPEGSGGAYLMQDSSGLKYISVFKPVDEEPMAINNPRDLPISEDGEGLKKGTRVGQGALREVAAYILDHPKKGPRSYHNNDEPGFAGVPPTIMVKCVHKVFHNVEDYQNVSGNAKIGSLQMFMKNIGSCEDIGPSAFPVEEVHKISVLDIRLVNADRHAGNILISKDGEDGHTILIPIDHGYCLPESFEDCTFDWLYWPQAKEPYSADTIDYIKSLDAEEDIKLLKFHGWDLPAKCAQILRISTMLLQKGAERGLSPFAIGSIMCRETLKKKSVIEQIVQEAEEGAFPGASEAAFDDLVSVIMDCHLDELFR; encoded by the exons ATGGCTTGTGTGGCACTTCGTCCTATGCGTGAAGAATCTTTCAACACTGGTGGTAAATTCACCGGCTGCTTCAGTCCTCGTTTGAGGGACTCAATTTTGATTTACCTAACTGTTGGTGGATCTGTGATTCCTTTGCGTATTATGAAGACAGATTCAATTGCTTCAGTGAAGCTGAGAATTCAAACCTTTAAAggattttttgtaaaaaaacagaaactggTTTTTGAAGGGAAGGAGTTGGCTCGTAACAGATCCTGTATCCGTGATTATGGGGTTGGTGATGGGAATATTTTGCACCTGGTGCTGAGGCTTTCTGATGTCAAAGCTATTACAGTTAAGACTCTGTGTGGAAAGGAGTTTGGGCTTTATGTTGAGAAGAGTAGGAGTGTCGGTTATGTAAAGCAGCAGATTGCAAACAAAGGGCAAGGGTTAGTAGATCTCAAGGATCAAGAACTGATATGTGAGGGTGAGGCACTTGAAGACCAGAGGCTTATTGAGGATATCTGTAAGGACAATGATGCTGTAATTCATTTTTTGGTCAGAATATCAGATGCCAAGGTAAGGACTAAACCAGTCGAGAAGGATTTTGAATTATCAATTGAGGCATCATATGTAGACAATCCGGTGTCAAATTTACATGAAAACCAGTTAGGGCCAGTCTCTGTAAGAAATGAGTTCCTGGAGAGGAATCAATTATCAAGGGATTATCTTGTGGAACCAATTATTATGAATTCCAACATGAAAATTCCACCAGTGATTGACAAGATAATTAAGATGACTTTAGAGGGGTTAGAAAATGGCTTCAAACCAATTCAATCTCCAGAGGGATCAGGAGGAGCGTATCTCATGCAAGATTCATCTGGCTTGAAGTATATTTCTGTTTTCAAACCCGTTGATGAAGAGCCAATGGCAATTAATAACCCTCGAGACTTACCTATTTCCGAGGATGGTGAAGGGCTAAAGAAAGGTACAAGGGTTGGGCAAGGTGCGTTGAGAGAAGTTGCTGCTTACATTTTGGATCATCCTAAGAAAGGACCACGCTCCTATCATAACAATGATGAACCAGGATTTGCTGGAGTTCCACCTACAATCATGGTCAAATGCGTGCATAAAGTATTTCATAATGTTGAAGATTATCAAAATGTTTCAGGTAATGCTAAAATAGGATCGCTTCAGATGTTTATGAAGAATATTGGAAGTTGTGAAGACATAGGTCCtagtgcttttccagtggaagaGGTACACAAGATCTCTGTACTGGATATCAGATTGGTAAATGCAGATAGGCATGCTGGCAACATTTTGATTTCCAAGGATGGTGAAGACGGTCATACAATCCTCATTCCAATTGATCATGGCTATTGCTTGCCTGAGAGC TTTGAAGACTGCACTTTTGACTGGTTATACTGGCCACAAGCTAAGGAACCTTACTCTGCAGACACCATTGATTACATAAAATCTCTGGATGCTGAAGAAGATATAAAGCTTTTGAAGTTTCACGGATGGGATCTTCCTGCTAAGTGTGCCCAGATCCTTCGTATATCAACCATGCTTCTTCAGAAAGGTGCAGAGAGGGGACTCAGTCCTTTTGCCATAGGAAGCATCATGTGTAGAGAAACACTGAAGAAAAAATCTGTGATTGAACAGATTGTGCAGGAAGCTGAGGAAGGTGCATTTCCTGGAGCAAGTGAAGCTGCATTTGATGATCTCGTTTCAGTGATCATGGATTGTCATTTGGATGAGCTATTCCGGTGA